One genomic segment of Amycolatopsis sp. Hca4 includes these proteins:
- a CDS encoding putative T7SS-secreted protein, which translates to MASDQAWSPDTVKLLQDEAMRFADIAVMLEELASDLRSVVPEGWAGRAADAYGELRDRLARQCRTGADAYEAAAGATETYAGILAELSGRRRYETASDALARLEQQRVEAAGSLEASWRAATEQFEAIRTALPEIVVEPAVRAPGRAAEAGLVPRYGDPRYVQDLSDAVLDFFARPV; encoded by the coding sequence ATGGCATCGGATCAGGCGTGGTCCCCTGACACCGTCAAGCTGCTGCAGGACGAGGCGATGCGGTTCGCCGACATCGCGGTCATGCTCGAAGAACTGGCTTCGGATCTGCGGTCCGTGGTGCCGGAGGGCTGGGCGGGCCGGGCCGCCGACGCCTACGGCGAGCTGCGCGACCGGCTCGCCCGGCAGTGCCGCACCGGCGCGGATGCCTACGAAGCGGCGGCGGGGGCGACGGAGACCTACGCCGGAATCCTCGCCGAGCTGTCCGGGCGGCGGCGGTACGAGACCGCGTCGGACGCCTTGGCCCGGCTGGAGCAGCAGCGCGTCGAAGCCGCCGGGTCCCTCGAAGCGTCGTGGCGGGCGGCCACGGAACAGTTCGAGGCGATCCGGACGGCGTTGCCCGAAATCGTCGTCGAGCCGGCGGTCCGCGCTCCGGGACGCGCGGCGGAAGCCGGGCTCGTGCCGCGCTACGGAGACCCGCGGTACGTGCAAGACCTCTCCGACGCCGTCTTGGATTTCTTCGCGCGGCCGGTCTGA
- the glgP gene encoding alpha-glucan family phosphorylase: MRAVRRFTVRASLPDSLSGLGALATNLRWTWHPPTRDLFASMDAELFNAVRDPLRMLTALPPARLDELAVDDDFLARAREAAEDLEKYLSEPRWYQQRDDPELPPAVAYFSMEFGVTEALPNYSGGLGVLAGDHLKAASDLGVPMVGVGLLYRNGYFRQSLSLDGWQVEHYPVIDPNAFPLELLTAGGRPVLIGVAMPGGRELCAQIWQARVGRVPLLLLDTDTEANDEDLRGVTDRLYGGDADHRLRQEILAGIGGFRAVRKYCELTGHPQPMVFHTNEGHAGFLGLERAREIVQADGLAFDEAMPAVRAGTLFTTHTPVSAGIDRFPVDLVQRYFADGRLVPDIDPRRVLALGAEDNPGLFNMAHMGLRLAQRANGVSQLHGRVTRKMFSRLWPGFDHDEVPISSVTNGVHGPTWVARELSTLLGREWGLDVGEGPLRDGVSDAQLWELRRELREKLVHEVRRRVRAAWLQRGASPLELGWVDSVFDPDVLTVGFARRVPTYKRLTLMLRDPERLRTLLLHEDRPIQVVVAGKSHPADENGKQLIQQIVRFVDGADVRHRIVFLPDYDMSMARYLYRGCDVWLNNPVRPLEACGTSGMKSALNGGLNLSIRDGWWDECYDGSNGWAIPTADGVADPLRRDDLEAAALYELLGQQIAPLFYDRSADGVPTGWLSMVWHTLETLGPRVQASRMVREYVDNGYLPAARTVAAATGDGYRGALSLADYRTKLEVSWPRLRIFDSELLVETTGPLVVGTEVTIRARIDLAGLDPSEVDIQAVVGRVADDDELRDTVTVPMSADGIGAFAARVKLPRPGAIGYTVRVLPKHGLLATPAELARVVLA, from the coding sequence ATGCGTGCAGTCCGCCGGTTCACCGTCCGCGCCAGCCTCCCGGATTCCCTGTCCGGCCTGGGCGCGCTGGCCACCAACCTGCGCTGGACGTGGCACCCGCCGACGCGCGACCTGTTCGCGTCGATGGACGCCGAGCTCTTCAACGCCGTGCGCGACCCGCTGCGGATGCTCACCGCGCTGCCGCCGGCCCGCCTGGACGAGCTGGCCGTCGACGACGACTTCCTCGCGCGGGCGCGCGAAGCGGCCGAAGACCTGGAGAAGTACCTGTCGGAGCCGCGCTGGTACCAGCAGCGCGACGACCCGGAGCTGCCGCCCGCGGTGGCCTACTTCTCGATGGAGTTCGGCGTCACCGAGGCCCTCCCGAACTACTCCGGCGGCCTCGGCGTGCTGGCCGGCGACCACCTCAAGGCCGCGTCCGACCTGGGCGTGCCGATGGTCGGCGTCGGCCTGCTCTACCGCAACGGCTACTTCCGCCAGTCGCTGTCGCTGGACGGCTGGCAGGTCGAGCACTACCCGGTGATCGACCCGAACGCCTTCCCCCTCGAGCTGCTGACCGCGGGGGGCAGGCCGGTGCTGATCGGCGTCGCCATGCCGGGCGGGCGCGAGCTGTGCGCGCAGATCTGGCAGGCCCGCGTCGGCCGGGTGCCGCTGCTGCTGCTCGACACCGACACCGAGGCCAACGACGAGGACCTGCGCGGCGTCACCGACCGGCTCTACGGCGGCGACGCCGACCACCGGCTGCGGCAGGAGATCCTGGCCGGCATCGGCGGGTTCCGCGCGGTCCGCAAGTACTGCGAGCTGACCGGCCACCCGCAGCCGATGGTGTTCCACACGAACGAGGGACACGCGGGGTTCCTCGGCCTGGAGCGCGCCCGCGAGATCGTCCAGGCCGACGGCCTCGCCTTCGACGAGGCCATGCCCGCGGTCCGCGCCGGGACGCTGTTCACCACGCACACGCCGGTCAGCGCGGGCATCGACCGGTTCCCGGTGGACCTGGTGCAGCGCTACTTCGCCGACGGCAGGCTCGTCCCGGACATCGACCCGCGCCGCGTGCTCGCGCTCGGCGCCGAGGACAACCCCGGCCTGTTCAACATGGCGCACATGGGCCTGCGGCTGGCGCAGCGCGCGAACGGCGTCTCGCAGCTGCACGGCCGCGTCACGCGCAAGATGTTCTCCCGGCTGTGGCCCGGGTTCGACCACGACGAGGTGCCGATCTCGTCGGTGACCAACGGCGTCCACGGCCCGACGTGGGTCGCGCGCGAGCTGAGCACGCTGCTCGGCCGCGAGTGGGGCCTCGACGTCGGCGAGGGGCCGCTGCGCGACGGCGTGTCCGACGCCCAGCTGTGGGAGCTGCGGCGCGAGCTGCGCGAGAAGCTGGTGCACGAGGTGCGGCGCCGGGTGCGCGCGGCCTGGCTGCAGCGCGGCGCGTCACCGCTGGAGCTGGGCTGGGTCGACTCGGTCTTCGACCCCGACGTGCTGACGGTCGGCTTCGCCCGCCGCGTCCCGACGTACAAGCGGCTGACGCTGATGCTGCGCGACCCCGAGCGGCTGCGCACGCTGCTGCTGCACGAAGACCGGCCGATCCAGGTCGTCGTGGCCGGCAAGTCGCACCCGGCCGACGAGAACGGCAAGCAGCTGATCCAGCAGATCGTCCGGTTCGTCGACGGCGCCGACGTCCGGCACCGGATCGTCTTCCTGCCCGACTACGACATGTCGATGGCCCGGTACCTCTACCGCGGCTGCGACGTCTGGCTGAACAACCCGGTGCGGCCCCTGGAAGCGTGCGGGACGTCGGGGATGAAGTCGGCGCTGAACGGCGGGCTCAACCTGTCGATCCGCGACGGCTGGTGGGACGAGTGCTACGACGGCAGCAACGGCTGGGCGATCCCGACCGCGGACGGCGTCGCCGACCCGCTGCGCCGCGACGACCTGGAGGCCGCGGCGCTGTACGAGCTGCTCGGCCAGCAGATCGCGCCGCTGTTCTACGACCGGTCCGCCGACGGCGTCCCGACCGGCTGGCTGTCGATGGTGTGGCACACGCTGGAGACGCTCGGCCCGCGGGTCCAGGCGTCCCGGATGGTCCGCGAGTACGTCGACAACGGCTACCTCCCGGCCGCCCGCACGGTGGCGGCGGCCACGGGCGACGGCTACCGCGGCGCGCTGTCGCTGGCGGACTACCGCACGAAGCTCGAGGTGTCGTGGCCGCGGCTGCGCATCTTCGACTCGGAGCTGCTGGTCGAGACGACCGGGCCGCTGGTGGTCGGCACGGAGGTGACGATCCGGGCGCGCATCGACCTGGCGGGCCTCGATCCGTCCGAAGTGGACATCCAGGCGGTGGTCGGCCGGGTCGCGGACGACGACGAGCTGCGCGACACGGTGACGGTCCCGATGTCCGCGGACGGCATCGGAGCGTTCGCGGCCCGCGTCAAGCTGCCGCGGCCGGGCGCGATCGGGTACACGGTCCGGGTGCTGCCGAAGCACGGCCTGCTGGCCACGCCGGCGGAGCTGGCGCGAGTCGTCCTGGCCTAG
- a CDS encoding neutral zinc metallopeptidase has protein sequence MIPGGGRRALVALLAVAAVAVSGCNSKGGANGDPAKDTGAGSVSGLPVTHFESGLKPGAPTPSLNVRNADGGEDDKLATAAIDDVQTYWGEMLPSNFGQQFEPVKSLLSYDAQTDTEKTGCGSVKKLVNAFYCPVDDSVAWDRGVLLPMLRQRFGPMSVVVVLAHEFGHAVQYRLGDKAGIAKNTPTVVKEQQADCFAGGYFRWVAEDKSKYYRVSTSEGLNQVMASMFLIRDQAGTSAADKGAHGTAFDRTFAFQAGFEKGPKECAGMTTENVKARLTERPFDKGDKGKGDAKFTEQTVSLLKKSLDEAFKGAGVAAPEITDGGSCQTTPPASYCPADNTVSIDMAKLAQLAQPIDRDAEMKGEDPGGMGDFAAFAEVAARYALGIQKGVGASIDNANAGLRTACLVGAWAAFTNRPGDLRLSAGDLDEAIADLLQPESLVSADVNGKRPDSGFDRVEALRRGYLEGSSVCSKAYA, from the coding sequence ATGATCCCAGGGGGAGGACGGCGGGCGCTGGTCGCGCTGCTGGCCGTCGCGGCGGTCGCCGTGAGCGGGTGCAACAGCAAGGGCGGCGCGAACGGGGACCCGGCCAAGGACACCGGCGCGGGCTCGGTCTCCGGGCTGCCGGTGACGCACTTCGAGAGCGGCCTCAAGCCGGGCGCGCCGACGCCGAGCCTGAACGTCCGCAACGCCGACGGCGGTGAGGACGACAAGCTCGCCACCGCCGCGATCGACGACGTGCAGACCTACTGGGGCGAGATGCTGCCGTCGAACTTCGGCCAGCAGTTCGAGCCGGTGAAGTCCCTGCTGTCCTACGACGCGCAGACCGACACCGAGAAGACCGGCTGCGGCAGCGTGAAGAAGCTGGTGAACGCGTTCTACTGCCCGGTCGACGACTCGGTGGCGTGGGACCGCGGCGTGCTGCTGCCGATGCTGCGCCAGCGCTTCGGCCCGATGTCGGTGGTCGTGGTGCTCGCGCACGAGTTCGGCCACGCCGTGCAGTACCGGCTCGGCGACAAGGCGGGCATCGCCAAGAACACCCCGACCGTGGTCAAGGAGCAGCAGGCCGACTGCTTCGCCGGCGGCTACTTCCGCTGGGTCGCCGAGGACAAGAGCAAGTACTACCGCGTCTCGACGTCCGAGGGCCTGAACCAGGTGATGGCGTCGATGTTCCTGATCCGCGACCAGGCGGGCACCAGCGCCGCCGACAAGGGCGCGCACGGCACGGCGTTCGACCGCACCTTCGCGTTCCAGGCCGGGTTCGAGAAGGGCCCGAAGGAGTGCGCGGGGATGACGACCGAGAACGTCAAGGCCCGGCTCACCGAGCGCCCGTTCGACAAGGGCGACAAGGGCAAGGGCGACGCGAAGTTCACCGAGCAGACCGTCTCGCTGCTGAAGAAGAGCCTGGACGAGGCGTTCAAGGGCGCCGGGGTGGCCGCGCCGGAGATCACCGACGGCGGCAGCTGCCAGACCACGCCGCCGGCGTCGTACTGCCCGGCGGACAACACGGTCAGCATCGACATGGCCAAGCTGGCCCAGCTCGCCCAGCCGATCGACCGCGACGCCGAGATGAAGGGCGAGGACCCGGGCGGCATGGGTGACTTCGCGGCGTTCGCCGAGGTCGCGGCCCGGTACGCGCTGGGCATCCAGAAGGGTGTCGGCGCGTCGATCGACAACGCGAACGCGGGCCTGCGGACGGCCTGCCTGGTGGGTGCCTGGGCGGCGTTCACCAACCGGCCGGGCGACCTGCGGCTGTCGGCGGGTGACCTCGACGAGGCCATCGCGGACCTGCTGCAGCCGGAGAGCCTGGTGTCGGCGGACGTCAACGGGAAGCGCCCGGACAGCGGTTTCGACCGGGTCGAGGCGCTGCGGCGCGGGTACCTCGAGGGTTCGTCGGTCTGCTCGAAGGCGTACGCCTGA
- a CDS encoding tetratricopeptide repeat protein — protein sequence MTQPRGSAAKSAALSAALSGAVDLSALKARAEAAQRQPAPPARPAGDGPPRPSGEGAGAAVIDVTEATFQAEVVERSLRQLVVVDLWAEWCGPCKQLSPVLERMAGESGGAWVVAKVDVDANPRIAQLFGAQSIPTIVAIAGGQPVDAFSGALPEPEIRKWINALLDALRDKLPGIRDAEAAGGPVEEPEDPRFTEAEEAFERGDFAAAQAAYERILDVEPANELAKNALAQVKFTARAENADPEAVAKADADPSDLSAQLDAADLEIAANEVEAGFKRLIDTVRRTAGEDRNKVREHLVALFDLFDPADDRVMKARRDLASALF from the coding sequence GTGACACAACCACGCGGATCTGCAGCGAAGTCAGCGGCCCTGTCGGCCGCCCTTTCCGGCGCGGTCGACCTGTCCGCGCTCAAGGCCCGTGCCGAAGCGGCGCAGCGGCAGCCGGCCCCGCCCGCCCGCCCGGCCGGTGACGGCCCGCCGCGGCCCTCCGGCGAAGGCGCGGGCGCGGCCGTGATCGATGTCACCGAGGCCACCTTCCAGGCCGAGGTCGTGGAGCGGTCCCTGCGCCAGCTCGTGGTCGTCGACCTCTGGGCCGAGTGGTGCGGCCCGTGCAAGCAGCTGTCCCCGGTCCTGGAGCGGATGGCCGGCGAGTCCGGCGGCGCCTGGGTCGTCGCGAAGGTCGACGTCGACGCCAACCCGCGGATCGCGCAGCTGTTCGGCGCGCAGTCCATCCCGACGATCGTCGCCATCGCCGGCGGCCAGCCGGTCGACGCCTTCTCCGGCGCGCTGCCCGAGCCCGAGATCCGCAAGTGGATCAACGCGCTCCTGGACGCCCTGCGCGACAAGCTGCCCGGCATCCGCGACGCCGAAGCGGCCGGCGGCCCGGTCGAGGAGCCCGAAGACCCGCGCTTCACCGAGGCGGAGGAGGCCTTCGAGCGGGGCGACTTCGCCGCCGCCCAGGCCGCCTACGAGCGCATCCTCGACGTCGAACCGGCGAACGAGCTGGCCAAGAACGCCCTGGCCCAGGTCAAGTTCACCGCCCGCGCCGAAAACGCCGACCCGGAGGCCGTCGCGAAGGCCGACGCCGACCCGTCCGACCTGTCGGCCCAGCTCGACGCGGCCGACCTGGAGATCGCGGCGAACGAGGTCGAGGCCGGCTTCAAGCGCCTCATCGACACCGTCCGCCGGACCGCGGGCGAGGACCGCAACAAGGTCCGCGAGCACCTGGTGGCCCTGTTCGACCTCTTCGACCCGGCCGACGACCGCGTCATGAAGGCCCGCCGCGACCTCGCGAGCGCCCTCTTCTAG
- a CDS encoding thiamine-binding protein yields the protein MIVAFSVSPSGGDPDGGVSETVARAVKVVRESGLPNSTNAMFTNIEGESWDEVMDVVKRAVEAAGEGSSRVSLVLKADIRPGFSGQLEAKVDRVEARLREA from the coding sequence ATGATCGTCGCGTTCAGCGTGAGCCCGTCCGGCGGGGACCCCGACGGCGGGGTGAGCGAAACCGTGGCCCGCGCGGTGAAGGTGGTCCGCGAGTCCGGCCTGCCCAACTCGACCAACGCGATGTTCACGAACATCGAGGGCGAGTCCTGGGACGAGGTGATGGACGTCGTCAAGCGCGCGGTCGAGGCGGCGGGGGAGGGCTCGTCCCGGGTCAGCCTTGTCCTGAAAGCGGACATCCGGCCGGGCTTCTCCGGCCAGCTCGAAGCCAAGGTGGACCGCGTGGAGGCACGGTTGCGCGAGGCGTGA
- a CDS encoding MarR family winged helix-turn-helix transcriptional regulator: protein MNRPLPFDPIARAARIWEDRIGPSGTMAAVTGVMRVQQIIQSAVDGALKPHGLTFARYEALVLLTFARSASLPMRVMGERLQLHPTSVTNIVDRLERDGLVKRVPHPTDRRTTLVEITDEGRKRREAATEAVTAIDFGLSGLTERQTEQLTDLLTKVRRAAGDFSE from the coding sequence ATGAACCGTCCGCTGCCGTTCGACCCGATCGCCCGCGCGGCCCGGATCTGGGAGGACCGGATCGGGCCCTCCGGGACCATGGCCGCGGTGACCGGGGTGATGCGGGTCCAGCAGATCATCCAGTCCGCGGTGGACGGCGCGCTCAAGCCGCACGGCTTGACCTTCGCCCGGTACGAAGCACTGGTGCTGCTCACCTTCGCCCGCAGCGCCAGCCTGCCGATGCGGGTGATGGGCGAGCGGCTCCAGCTGCACCCCACCAGTGTCACCAACATAGTGGACCGGCTGGAGCGCGACGGGCTCGTGAAGCGGGTGCCGCACCCGACCGACCGCCGCACGACGCTCGTCGAGATCACCGACGAGGGCCGCAAGCGCCGCGAGGCCGCGACCGAAGCCGTCACCGCCATCGACTTCGGGCTGAGCGGGCTGACCGAACGGCAGACCGAACAGCTGACGGACCTGCTGACCAAGGTGCGCCGCGCCGCCGGGGACTTCAGCGAGTGA
- a CDS encoding DUF3817 domain-containing protein — MSSKAALVFRVAAVAEALSWAALLVGMFLKYVVHSSGEGGVPVIGMVHGVIFVLYVVVSLSVAKPLGWRPKTLVLALLASIPPLFTWLFEKWALRNGKLDGPQRLSHGGVGLFQAKEPVAA; from the coding sequence GTGTCCAGCAAGGCCGCTCTCGTGTTCCGCGTGGCCGCAGTAGCCGAAGCCCTGTCCTGGGCCGCGCTGCTGGTCGGGATGTTCCTCAAGTACGTGGTGCACTCCTCCGGCGAGGGCGGCGTGCCCGTCATCGGCATGGTGCACGGCGTGATCTTCGTCCTCTACGTGGTCGTCTCCCTGTCCGTGGCGAAGCCGCTCGGCTGGCGCCCGAAGACGCTGGTGCTGGCCCTGCTCGCGAGCATCCCGCCGCTGTTCACGTGGCTGTTCGAGAAGTGGGCCCTGCGCAACGGCAAGCTCGACGGCCCGCAGCGGCTGTCCCACGGCGGTGTCGGCCTGTTCCAGGCGAAGGAACCCGTCGCCGCCTGA
- a CDS encoding GH92 family glycosyl hydrolase yields MKRKLLAGVLTLTAAATGLSPAAAAAGGDALETVNTFIGTQDEGNTFPGASAPFGMTQVSPITSHYAGYRYTDTAIRGFGHFFLSGAGCWEQGGLVSTLPTTGEVGPGKAFDTTRPATFDQKQYAAPFTHDGEVGKPGYYKVHLTGYGGVDVETTAATRAGVERYTFAKSGDANVFVNVGQANDKEPVTGSSIRVVDDRTVEGTVQAQAFCGGKAYTTYFTTKFDKPFKTFGTWSPEGGTPGSRSSSGGAGLRGAWLTFGGGQVTATTAISQVDAAGARVNLASERIRSFDAAKAGVQRTWRRELSSVDIKGGTPDDRTVFYTSLYHALLQPLTANDADGRYYGFDKKIHRAVGWTYYDFFSLWDTYRTQNQLLALLRPDRARDIAKSVLAIHDQGGWLPRWAYASQETNTMTGDPVTSFLVDLWRFGALSGEEARAYQALLQNSREIPPAASPFQGRSGNASYQRDGFVQYDPDFPKKGQDTDPNHGASATLEYALGDCSLSLMAGALGKKADAAALAAKGRTYRTLWDATQADRGFTGFFRPKVLGGAWFSPADKPYSPQSQDGFHEGTAWQYQWLVQQDVPGLVQRMGGPAATGKRLDDFFAYDELVKDPATAVRENWVVGPYDYYDQFRYNPNNEPDLHSPWMYALTGQPSKTSTVVRAAHTLFTDAPNGVTGNDDLGTMSAWYVFSALGLYPAVPGTGNFVLNAPRFAKSVLHLENGRDITIRAPGASGAQLQYISALEVGSKPSDRVYVNVDQLERGTTLDFTLTGDATAKWGTSPVSAPVSPCAE; encoded by the coding sequence GTGAAGCGCAAGCTCCTGGCGGGCGTCCTGACGCTCACCGCGGCCGCGACGGGGCTCAGCCCCGCCGCGGCCGCGGCCGGCGGGGACGCCCTGGAGACCGTCAACACGTTCATCGGCACGCAGGACGAGGGCAACACGTTCCCGGGCGCCTCGGCGCCGTTCGGGATGACCCAGGTCAGCCCGATCACCTCGCACTACGCCGGCTACCGCTACACCGACACCGCGATCCGCGGCTTCGGGCACTTCTTCCTGTCCGGCGCGGGCTGCTGGGAGCAGGGCGGCCTGGTCTCGACCCTGCCGACGACCGGGGAAGTGGGGCCCGGCAAGGCGTTCGACACGACTCGCCCGGCCACCTTCGACCAGAAGCAGTACGCCGCTCCGTTCACCCACGACGGCGAAGTCGGCAAGCCGGGCTACTACAAGGTGCACCTCACCGGCTACGGCGGTGTCGACGTCGAGACGACGGCTGCCACGCGGGCGGGGGTCGAGCGGTACACCTTCGCCAAGTCCGGTGACGCCAACGTCTTCGTCAACGTCGGCCAGGCCAACGACAAGGAACCGGTGACGGGCAGCAGCATCCGCGTCGTCGACGACCGGACCGTCGAAGGAACCGTCCAGGCGCAGGCGTTCTGCGGCGGCAAGGCCTACACGACCTACTTCACGACGAAGTTCGACAAGCCGTTCAAGACCTTCGGCACGTGGTCGCCGGAGGGCGGCACACCCGGCTCGCGCTCCTCGTCGGGTGGCGCCGGGTTGCGCGGAGCGTGGCTGACCTTCGGTGGCGGCCAGGTCACCGCCACCACGGCGATCTCCCAGGTCGACGCGGCCGGCGCCCGGGTGAACCTGGCTTCGGAGCGGATCCGGTCGTTCGACGCGGCGAAGGCCGGCGTCCAGCGCACCTGGCGCCGTGAGCTGTCCTCTGTGGACATCAAGGGCGGCACGCCGGACGACCGCACGGTGTTCTACACCTCGCTCTACCACGCGCTGCTGCAGCCGCTGACGGCGAACGACGCCGACGGCCGCTACTACGGCTTCGACAAGAAGATCCACCGCGCGGTCGGCTGGACCTACTACGACTTCTTCTCGCTGTGGGACACCTACCGCACGCAGAACCAGCTCCTGGCGCTGCTGCGGCCGGACCGCGCTCGCGACATCGCCAAGAGCGTCCTGGCCATCCACGACCAGGGCGGCTGGCTGCCTCGCTGGGCGTACGCGAGCCAGGAGACGAACACGATGACCGGCGACCCGGTCACGTCGTTCCTGGTCGACCTCTGGCGGTTCGGGGCGCTGTCCGGCGAGGAAGCGCGCGCCTACCAGGCGCTCCTGCAGAACTCGCGCGAGATCCCGCCCGCCGCGTCGCCGTTCCAGGGCCGCTCGGGCAACGCGAGCTACCAGCGGGACGGGTTCGTCCAGTACGACCCGGACTTCCCGAAGAAGGGCCAGGACACGGACCCGAACCACGGCGCGTCGGCCACCTTGGAGTACGCGCTCGGTGACTGTTCGCTGTCGCTCATGGCGGGCGCGCTCGGCAAGAAGGCCGACGCGGCGGCGCTGGCGGCGAAGGGCCGGACCTACCGGACGCTGTGGGACGCCACCCAGGCCGACCGCGGCTTCACCGGCTTCTTCCGGCCGAAGGTGCTCGGTGGCGCGTGGTTCTCGCCGGCGGACAAGCCCTACAGCCCGCAGAGCCAGGACGGCTTCCACGAGGGCACGGCCTGGCAGTACCAGTGGCTGGTCCAGCAGGACGTCCCCGGCCTGGTGCAGCGGATGGGCGGCCCGGCGGCCACCGGGAAGCGTCTCGACGACTTCTTCGCCTACGACGAACTGGTGAAGGACCCGGCGACGGCGGTCCGCGAGAACTGGGTCGTCGGCCCGTACGACTACTACGACCAGTTCCGCTACAACCCCAACAACGAGCCGGACCTGCACTCGCCGTGGATGTACGCGCTCACCGGGCAGCCGTCGAAGACGTCGACGGTCGTGCGGGCGGCGCACACGCTGTTCACCGACGCGCCCAACGGCGTCACCGGGAACGACGACCTCGGCACCATGTCCGCGTGGTACGTCTTCAGCGCGCTCGGGCTGTACCCGGCCGTTCCAGGGACTGGGAACTTCGTGCTCAACGCGCCGCGGTTCGCGAAGTCCGTCCTGCACCTGGAGAACGGGCGAGACATCACGATCCGGGCGCCGGGCGCTTCCGGTGCGCAGCTGCAGTACATCTCCGCCCTCGAGGTCGGCTCGAAGCCGAGTGACCGGGTGTACGTGAACGTGGACCAGCTGGAACGCGGCACCACGCTCGACTTCACCCTCACCGGCGACGCGACGGCGAAGTGGGGGACGTCACCGGTGTCCGCCCCGGTTTCGCCCTGCGCGGAGTAG